DNA from Prevotella sp. oral taxon 299 str. F0039:
TTTCTCATAGTTGATTAGCAATTGCAAGCTATTTATATACATCTTTTCTCATCTTAAAAATTAAAACAAATAATGAGACACAATAAAAAATTCAACCATTTGGGTCGTACTGCATCTCATCGTAGTGCTATGCTTGCTAACATGGCTATCTCGTTGATTATGCACAAAAGAATCACTACGACTCTTGCAAAAGCAAAAGCTCTTAAGAAATATGTAGAGCCTTTGATCACACGTTCAAAGGAAGATACAACAAACTCACGTCGTGTTGTTTTCCGTTACTTGCAAAATAAATATGCAGTAACAGAGCTTTTCAAAGAAATTTC
Protein-coding regions in this window:
- the rplQ gene encoding 50S ribosomal protein L17, which translates into the protein MRHNKKFNHLGRTASHRSAMLANMAISLIMHKRITTTLAKAKALKKYVEPLITRSKEDTTNSRRVVFRYLQNKYAVTELFKEISTKVADRPGGYTRVIKLGTRQGDAAEMAFIELVDYNENMAKAPKAAKKTRRSRKTTATKEAAAPEATAEKVEEATAE